The proteins below come from a single Candidatus Acidiferrales bacterium genomic window:
- a CDS encoding Ig-like domain-containing protein, with translation MKTIFVVITLIVVKTFAQSPAQCTQYFQSVSSEFNVPAPILEAIGYIETHWSQGVAGGDRGVMGLRNDSRFSYSLDSAAKLIGLPVDSLLSDPYLNIRGAAALLSEYRNQTNKQSMVVTDSLPTWSGVIARYSGIPQPDIALEFAYHTLQYVQSGVDADGIVILPQSVDLSGFPEPVKATGFIKPGDPIPKPVWVGSPSYNSRSGAPIIFLIIHDTEEQFDYAVSLFENVSDQASAHYLVRSQDGYIDQFVNDSDRAWAVVCWNSITLNIEHEGFVSDSSFYTEAEYESSARLTASLCEKFGIPEDSLHIFGHDAWSYPWFNLIPFSQYVPYVGSGYATCNNHTDPGKYWNWHHYFDLVHRYDSTEVSIVKSSPAANDSAVAAYSNVVINFNTPMDTASTDSAFSITPNVGGGISFNSNHTQLVFHPDAFLVWKTSYDVSISTSAKASNGKNLKTPYEFRFTTVPVDTEGPSVIAESPRDGGTVIPKAYLEFVMNEPVQFNSLSSKITLVDSEGNVVPLSKDMFQVTSSGLTLVAVRSQTSLGSGMKYTFSLLPGVIDYYGVASKGSFSTTFTVDAAVSGGSVIEGFESSLGRWLQPSASSGTFGVDTSVTGFFISYRSYDGYDAGTLKYQFDSVRSVCAEENSEGFDISGVSSIGMWVFGDNSRNELDFIFGSTSEKFLAVDTIDWYGYKYVGMWRDISDASTDVFKGFAIRHLPSALIDSSTIYVDDIQVNGKVTGFRDNKVVHHTSYGLFQNYPNPFNPTTSIGYELPTISYVTLKVYNVLGEEVAALVEARQDSGNHTVTFDASRLPSGIYFYRIVADNFSAIRKMAVIK, from the coding sequence ATGAAAACAATTTTTGTTGTCATTACCTTGATCGTTGTAAAAACTTTCGCTCAGTCCCCAGCGCAGTGCACTCAGTACTTTCAGTCTGTTTCAAGCGAGTTCAATGTTCCGGCTCCAATTCTTGAAGCAATTGGTTACATCGAGACCCATTGGTCTCAAGGAGTCGCAGGTGGAGACCGTGGGGTGATGGGCCTTCGTAATGATAGCAGATTTTCGTACTCGCTCGATAGCGCGGCAAAGCTGATCGGGTTGCCTGTAGATTCTTTGTTGAGCGACCCCTACCTGAACATCAGAGGTGCCGCAGCGCTCTTGTCGGAATACAGAAACCAGACGAACAAACAGTCGATGGTCGTAACAGATAGCCTGCCGACTTGGTCAGGCGTAATCGCTAGATACAGCGGGATTCCTCAGCCTGACATAGCCTTGGAATTCGCGTATCATACTCTCCAGTATGTGCAATCCGGCGTCGACGCAGATGGAATCGTAATCCTGCCTCAATCTGTAGATCTCAGTGGCTTTCCCGAACCGGTGAAGGCGACCGGATTCATAAAACCCGGTGATCCCATCCCTAAACCTGTGTGGGTCGGAAGTCCCAGCTATAATTCTCGCAGCGGTGCACCAATTATTTTCTTGATTATTCACGATACCGAGGAACAGTTTGATTACGCTGTCTCTTTATTTGAAAACGTCAGCGATCAAGCGAGTGCCCATTACCTCGTAAGAAGCCAGGATGGCTATATTGACCAGTTCGTGAACGACAGCGATCGGGCATGGGCTGTTGTATGCTGGAACTCAATAACGCTGAACATTGAGCACGAAGGTTTCGTCTCCGACTCCTCTTTTTATACCGAAGCCGAGTATGAATCATCAGCACGACTGACAGCATCCCTGTGCGAAAAATTCGGCATTCCGGAAGACTCCCTACATATTTTCGGCCACGATGCGTGGAGTTATCCGTGGTTCAATCTAATTCCATTTTCACAATACGTTCCTTATGTAGGATCGGGATACGCCACCTGCAACAACCATACAGATCCGGGTAAATATTGGAACTGGCATCATTATTTCGACCTTGTTCATCGATACGATTCGACGGAAGTGTCGATTGTGAAATCCTCTCCTGCCGCGAACGACTCTGCTGTAGCAGCTTATTCGAACGTCGTCATAAATTTTAATACGCCGATGGATACCGCGTCCACAGATTCTGCATTTAGTATTACGCCAAATGTTGGAGGTGGAATTTCATTCAACTCAAATCATACGCAATTGGTCTTTCATCCCGATGCCTTTCTCGTATGGAAGACATCTTACGATGTTAGTATAAGCACGTCGGCAAAAGCATCTAACGGAAAGAATCTTAAAACGCCCTACGAATTCCGATTCACGACGGTCCCTGTCGATACCGAAGGCCCATCTGTCATTGCGGAATCTCCGCGGGACGGAGGAACTGTGATACCTAAAGCTTACCTCGAGTTTGTGATGAACGAGCCGGTTCAGTTCAACTCGCTCTCTTCAAAAATAACGCTAGTCGACTCGGAGGGAAATGTGGTGCCGCTTTCTAAAGATATGTTTCAAGTCACCTCGAGTGGCTTGACACTTGTTGCTGTGCGTTCACAAACCAGCTTGGGCTCCGGGATGAAATACACTTTTTCTCTCTTACCCGGAGTGATTGATTACTACGGCGTTGCTAGTAAAGGATCATTCTCAACTACTTTTACTGTCGATGCCGCAGTTTCCGGTGGTTCAGTAATCGAAGGCTTTGAGTCTTCGCTTGGTCGGTGGCTGCAGCCCTCCGCAAGCTCAGGCACATTTGGAGTTGATACTTCTGTTACCGGCTTTTTTATCTCTTATCGGTCTTATGATGGTTACGATGCAGGTACGCTGAAATACCAATTCGATTCAGTAAGGTCTGTTTGTGCTGAAGAGAACTCTGAGGGATTCGATATCTCCGGGGTATCTTCTATTGGGATGTGGGTGTTTGGCGATAACAGTCGAAACGAGCTGGATTTTATCTTTGGCTCCACATCCGAGAAGTTTCTTGCAGTCGACACAATAGATTGGTATGGTTATAAGTATGTCGGGATGTGGCGTGATATTTCAGATGCATCGACCGATGTTTTTAAGGGATTCGCGATTCGGCACTTGCCATCTGCATTGATCGACAGTAGCACGATATATGTCGATGATATTCAGGTGAATGGGAAGGTCACTGGATTCAGGGACAATAAAGTGGTACATCATACCTCTTACGGCCTTTTTCAAAATTATCCCAATCCGTTTAATCCTACTACGTCGATTGGCTATGAGCTGCCAACCATTAGCTACGTGACCCTGAAGGTCTACAATGTCCTTGGCGAAGAGGTTGCAGCGCTTGTCGAAGCGAGACAAGACTCAGGAAATCATACTGTCACATTCGACGCGAGCAGACTCCCGAGCGGGATCTACTTCTATCGGATAGTGGCTGATAACTTTTCAGCAATCAGAAAGATGGCGGTTATAAAATAG
- a CDS encoding transglutaminase-like domain-containing protein — protein sequence MRRIRIDYSLAADELYAELAHSIRNISKGEFERWIRKGKFDARMIDDTLRFVGTSRSNLFFRNSDIATRRIPPPEEYKFHEALLSNCILIEKASDSSGVPYVLPKVFVVKMSLTTDSGVVKPGETVKAWIPVPRKLPFQTGFSLVSSSSRPVDISSEESQIRSVYMEQPTDSEGATRFLIEYSYETFGVHFNLERDRVQPYNKSDSTYVKYTMEAPNLIFTDKITRLSKEIVGRESNPLLKAKKIYDWISRNIKYSFAREYSTISNISDYCLTQKYGDCGQEAMLFIALCRYNGIPTRWQSGWFTFPGAKDIHDWTEIYVSPYGWIPVDPYMGILAKRYMMDLTPEQRKILHEFYFGGLDQYRMSANSDNNQVLMPAKKYFRSDDVDFQRGELETDESNIYFNQFDYSLTIQEKKP from the coding sequence ATGAGACGTATTCGAATTGACTACTCCTTGGCCGCAGACGAGCTGTATGCTGAACTCGCGCATAGCATCAGGAATATTTCGAAAGGGGAATTTGAGAGATGGATAAGAAAGGGAAAATTCGACGCACGAATGATTGACGATACATTGCGATTCGTTGGGACGAGCAGAAGCAACCTATTTTTCCGAAATTCTGATATCGCCACAAGACGAATCCCACCCCCGGAGGAATACAAATTTCACGAAGCTTTGTTATCTAATTGCATCTTAATTGAAAAAGCCTCGGACAGCTCTGGAGTTCCGTATGTTTTGCCCAAAGTCTTTGTTGTAAAGATGTCACTGACGACGGACTCCGGTGTAGTAAAACCCGGTGAGACCGTAAAGGCATGGATCCCTGTTCCAAGAAAACTTCCTTTCCAGACAGGGTTCTCCTTAGTTTCATCCTCAAGCAGGCCTGTCGACATTTCTTCAGAGGAGAGCCAGATTCGGTCCGTCTACATGGAACAACCGACGGACTCCGAAGGGGCGACGAGATTCCTAATCGAGTACTCGTATGAAACTTTCGGCGTCCATTTTAATCTTGAAAGAGACAGGGTACAACCATACAACAAAAGCGACAGCACCTATGTGAAATACACCATGGAGGCTCCCAATCTAATTTTCACCGACAAAATCACAAGACTGTCAAAAGAAATTGTTGGCAGAGAGAGCAATCCGCTCCTTAAGGCAAAGAAGATATACGATTGGATTTCTAGAAATATTAAATACAGCTTCGCTAGAGAATATTCGACAATAAGTAATATCAGCGACTATTGTCTGACACAGAAATACGGTGACTGCGGACAGGAAGCGATGCTATTCATAGCACTCTGTCGCTACAACGGCATTCCAACTCGCTGGCAGTCTGGCTGGTTTACATTTCCTGGTGCAAAAGATATACACGACTGGACTGAGATTTACGTTTCCCCTTATGGTTGGATACCCGTCGATCCATATATGGGAATTCTCGCAAAAAGATACATGATGGATCTGACTCCAGAACAGCGCAAGATACTGCACGAGTTCTATTTTGGAGGGCTCGACCAATATCGAATGTCCGCAAACTCTGACAACAACCAGGTTCTTATGCCGGCAAAGAAATATTTTCGGTCCGATGATGTAGACTTTCAAAGAGGAGAACTCGAAACGGATGAGAGTAACATATACTTTAATCAGTTCGACTACAGTCTCACGATTCAGGAAAAGAAGCCTTAG
- a CDS encoding T9SS type A sorting domain-containing protein, protein MRNRIFALLGALTISASVHAQGALPIEGKGMWIWQLWNASGGSLGAVINKLRTVGVTWVVIKVGDGDSYYNSADHSLYNWAVPEYGSMDSVASIFHSNGIKIFAFQYVYGVPHYWGNSASETDVANMILSIKGIDGLLIDAEIEYDTLASRVPAAQAYCDSVHSHHPESFVGLTSWARVDGHNTFPWTTFLDRVRVNMPQTYWAARPTTPQNELSLMSGQFASYTQTWVKQGDSAANKPIMPIGQGEYFGYSNNVRPGDISGFCSLSQQAYHYAGVSLWEYGQIDSPFVWNEYTSAWPLTAISQGPAISPGYSLFQNYPDPFNPSTVIDYWLPELTGVTLKVYDVLGREVTTLVNEQENPGKYQVKFDGSRFASGVYFYRLTTSSGVVQVRKMILEK, encoded by the coding sequence ATGCGGAATAGGATTTTTGCTCTTTTGGGGGCGTTGACGATTTCAGCTTCGGTTCATGCGCAGGGTGCTCTTCCTATCGAAGGAAAGGGTATGTGGATTTGGCAATTGTGGAATGCAAGCGGCGGCAGCTTAGGTGCAGTAATCAATAAATTAAGAACCGTCGGAGTAACGTGGGTCGTCATCAAAGTCGGAGATGGTGATAGCTACTACAACAGCGCAGATCACTCGCTTTACAATTGGGCGGTGCCAGAGTATGGTAGTATGGATAGCGTCGCCTCCATTTTTCATAGTAATGGAATAAAGATATTTGCATTTCAATATGTTTACGGAGTTCCTCATTACTGGGGAAACTCCGCATCTGAGACAGACGTCGCCAATATGATTCTCAGCATCAAAGGCATCGACGGCCTTCTTATCGATGCTGAAATAGAATACGATACTCTGGCAAGCCGTGTGCCGGCAGCACAAGCATATTGCGATTCGGTTCATTCTCATCATCCCGAGAGCTTTGTCGGGTTGACATCCTGGGCACGTGTGGACGGGCACAACACTTTCCCTTGGACCACTTTCCTCGACCGAGTCCGGGTAAACATGCCGCAGACATATTGGGCCGCGAGACCGACGACACCTCAAAACGAGCTTAGCCTCATGAGTGGCCAGTTCGCTTCGTACACACAAACTTGGGTTAAGCAAGGAGATAGTGCGGCGAATAAACCAATAATGCCCATCGGTCAGGGAGAATATTTCGGTTATAGCAACAACGTCAGGCCCGGCGATATCTCAGGTTTTTGCAGTCTGTCACAGCAGGCGTACCACTATGCTGGTGTCAGCCTCTGGGAATATGGACAGATTGATTCGCCGTTCGTATGGAACGAGTACACATCGGCCTGGCCGTTGACCGCGATTTCTCAGGGGCCTGCTATCTCACCGGGTTATTCGCTGTTTCAAAATTATCCTGACCCATTCAATCCTTCCACAGTAATCGATTATTGGTTGCCGGAACTCACCGGCGTTACGCTAAAAGTTTATGACGTACTTGGGAGAGAAGTTACTACGCTAGTAAATGAACAGGAGAATCCGGGGAAATATCAGGTTAAGTTCGATGGTTCCAGATTCGCAAGCGGCGTTTACTTCTATCGCCTGACAACATCGTCGGGAGTTGTTCAGGTCAGGAAAATGATCCTCGAAAAATGA
- a CDS encoding T9SS type A sorting domain-containing protein — MCKKIFLAVVALMAVSVCSANAQGWQFVKIFPDSGFNPGVISGGGINNALTVDPMGRVWMASYRYDDSLARTGGGMIPVKSIYVFNSDGSQASFSPLHVLMSRDGTVKDTLNGGIMGFSYSYGMTTGPSDGDIYMALPSAYIIKLDYHDGTEIQKIENPIPGYASSLASCAVDNAGEVFTVGVIGAPTGPIALTSDFTQVAESIDTSEYNGVARAIAVSGDGNDVYVPYFANFQIISGQDTAITPVVLHYHSSAGTLSQYVLQDTLLKGLSVESMAWQPGSGYLWCGSGGPVTDKNTDTAFSPLSWYAFDMTNPSNPVLKDSIKWNLTAVGIGADSLKTTIIDDRGIAFSPSGDTAYVAVFNSNINCVQMFTGHVTAVNQTSLGPTSYILSQNYPNPFNPTTKIEYSLKNNVKVTLKVYDVLGREVATLVDAKQSAGQHFVTFNGDRFASGIYLYSLVTSDGFKMTKKMVLLK; from the coding sequence ATGTGTAAAAAAATTTTCCTGGCTGTAGTTGCGCTGATGGCAGTGTCTGTCTGTTCAGCTAACGCACAGGGCTGGCAATTTGTCAAAATATTCCCGGATTCAGGCTTCAATCCCGGGGTCATTAGTGGAGGCGGAATAAATAATGCCTTGACAGTTGATCCTATGGGAAGAGTCTGGATGGCGTCATATAGGTATGACGATAGTTTGGCGAGAACTGGAGGAGGTATGATACCTGTAAAGAGCATCTACGTCTTCAATTCGGATGGTTCCCAGGCATCGTTCTCTCCGTTACATGTTCTCATGAGTAGAGATGGAACGGTAAAGGACACTCTTAACGGAGGTATTATGGGATTTTCGTATTCATACGGAATGACTACCGGCCCCTCTGACGGTGACATATACATGGCTCTTCCGAGTGCCTATATAATAAAGCTCGACTACCACGATGGGACGGAAATACAAAAGATCGAGAACCCGATACCGGGATATGCGAGTTCACTCGCAAGTTGCGCGGTGGATAACGCAGGCGAAGTGTTCACGGTCGGTGTTATCGGCGCGCCAACCGGTCCGATCGCACTCACATCTGATTTTACGCAGGTAGCAGAGTCAATAGATACCTCGGAATACAATGGCGTTGCCAGAGCGATTGCAGTTTCTGGCGATGGGAATGATGTCTATGTCCCATACTTTGCAAATTTTCAGATAATTTCGGGTCAGGATACGGCGATTACACCTGTTGTCCTGCATTATCACAGTTCTGCAGGAACTCTCAGCCAATATGTCCTTCAAGACACGCTTCTTAAAGGCCTGTCTGTTGAATCCATGGCATGGCAGCCTGGATCAGGATACCTCTGGTGTGGATCTGGTGGTCCCGTGACTGACAAAAACACCGACACAGCCTTTAGTCCGCTTTCCTGGTACGCATTCGACATGACGAATCCATCTAATCCCGTGCTTAAGGACAGCATAAAGTGGAATCTGACAGCAGTTGGAATTGGTGCGGATTCCCTGAAGACCACCATCATCGATGACAGAGGAATTGCGTTCAGCCCAAGCGGGGATACGGCATACGTTGCTGTCTTCAATTCTAATATTAATTGTGTCCAGATGTTCACGGGACATGTGACGGCTGTTAATCAGACCTCTCTTGGACCGACTTCATACATCCTGTCGCAGAATTATCCTAACCCGTTCAATCCGACGACTAAGATTGAATACTCGTTGAAAAACAACGTCAAAGTTACTCTCAAAGTATATGATGTCCTTGGAAGAGAAGTGGCCACGTTAGTCGATGCGAAACAATCTGCCGGACAACATTTCGTCACATTTAATGGTGATCGATTTGCCTCGGGTATTTACCTATATTCACTTGTAACGTCAGACGGTTTCAAGATGACGAAGAAGATGGTCTTACTGAAGTAA
- a CDS encoding IPT/TIG domain-containing protein, with translation MRNKLRICLSTLAVSIAVALNMVGCTKVESPTLYNPGLGNGPQPVVDSLSPEGSALAGIDTLTIYGKNFLTNLDSDQVSFLNYTTKAFSYYGYGYSPIISASPTKIVLKAPAISGDTIQVRVSVIGAANFSPVYSYKLIAAITPFSNLPTATGDNAYGICTGPDSNLYVSISNATLGTKDKGIFRITSDGTVAASPYALSTTGNVDWPFIKFGPGNFIYASKGVRAIYRLSQGTSSTAWAPVPSGAFSDFDFDPNHNLWAGWSVTVNGVPSYGIYRIKTDASTKLFPFTGSVGSVRYYNGYLYFVSNPGSGPNKVYRAPLVNDSLGTPEVYFDLAEDPAGGNNIYAITFSADGDLFVATEATDYLLVVHPGGAIDKPYSLYVSGKVLNSPCKSFAWIGQNLFASTATFGILKIVARKQGAPYYGIQ, from the coding sequence ATGAGGAATAAATTAAGAATTTGTCTGTCCACGCTGGCGGTTTCCATCGCGGTGGCTTTGAATATGGTTGGCTGCACAAAAGTCGAGTCGCCTACTTTATATAACCCGGGCCTCGGTAATGGTCCGCAACCGGTCGTAGACAGCCTGTCGCCCGAAGGGAGCGCGCTTGCTGGGATTGATACCCTCACTATTTATGGAAAGAATTTTCTGACAAACTTAGATAGCGACCAGGTTTCATTTCTGAATTATACTACAAAGGCGTTTTCGTATTATGGTTATGGTTACAGTCCCATCATAAGTGCAAGTCCAACCAAAATAGTGTTGAAAGCTCCGGCTATATCGGGAGATACCATTCAGGTAAGGGTATCCGTGATCGGTGCGGCAAATTTTAGTCCGGTTTACAGTTATAAATTGATTGCCGCGATAACTCCATTTAGCAATCTGCCGACTGCAACGGGCGATAATGCTTACGGCATCTGCACGGGCCCAGATTCGAATCTCTATGTGTCGATCTCAAATGCGACTCTTGGGACCAAAGACAAAGGCATATTCAGGATTACTTCCGACGGGACGGTAGCTGCTTCGCCTTATGCCTTGTCTACGACGGGTAATGTGGATTGGCCTTTCATCAAGTTCGGCCCTGGCAATTTTATCTATGCGTCGAAGGGTGTTAGGGCAATTTACCGGCTTTCGCAAGGGACTTCGTCGACCGCCTGGGCTCCCGTCCCTTCCGGCGCATTCTCAGATTTTGATTTCGACCCGAATCATAATTTGTGGGCAGGTTGGAGCGTAACAGTAAACGGAGTGCCAAGTTATGGGATTTATAGAATAAAGACCGATGCAAGCACCAAACTGTTTCCTTTCACAGGTAGTGTCGGATCTGTGCGGTACTACAATGGATACTTGTATTTTGTTTCCAATCCGGGAAGCGGACCGAACAAAGTCTACAGGGCTCCCCTGGTGAATGATTCACTCGGAACTCCTGAAGTGTACTTTGATCTCGCCGAGGATCCGGCAGGTGGTAACAACATCTATGCGATAACTTTTTCTGCGGATGGCGATTTATTTGTGGCGACGGAGGCGACCGATTACCTGTTAGTGGTCCATCCAGGAGGTGCGATAGACAAACCTTACTCTTTGTATGTTAGCGGTAAAGTACTCAATTCTCCATGTAAATCCTTCGCATGGATTGGGCAGAATTTATTTGCGAGTACTGCAACCTTCGGCATTTTGAAAATCGTAGCAAGAAAACAAGGCGCTCCATATTATGGAATACAATGA
- a CDS encoding PorV/PorQ family protein: MKTETRMKMNSNCRFDRREVRSIVQRHDETLNGFFVRSLVGITLLVSSIAFGQQKLAQSGLDFLNVSTDPRAEAMGEAVTSLDGNSTSMFYNTAGMARIENAVTLSLGQVDWIAGIKHFYGSVAFVPSHDEYGVFGLTVRSVNYGDLQETIIANNVEGYQDIGTFSPAAYSIGVGYAKALTDKFAVGGDVNYVVQDLGSSITNINSNGSYVTKEEKLNVVSFDFGMIYKTGYKSLAFGMDLRNFSRELKYEAESFDLPLIFNLGISMNLLDMWNIDDNSQSLVLAVDATHPRDYPEQVDVGAEYTFMGIISLRGGYMFNNDVYGVTAGVGLHEDIAGINLGIDYSWTPFTGGFSDVQRLSLVVAY; the protein is encoded by the coding sequence ATGAAAACGGAAACTAGAATGAAGATGAATAGCAATTGTCGTTTCGACCGCAGAGAGGTGCGATCTATTGTGCAACGTCATGACGAGACCCTTAATGGCTTCTTTGTCCGTTCCCTTGTCGGAATAACGCTTCTTGTGTCCTCAATAGCCTTTGGCCAACAGAAACTGGCGCAATCGGGTTTGGACTTCCTGAATGTTTCCACTGATCCTCGAGCCGAAGCGATGGGTGAGGCGGTGACATCACTAGATGGTAATTCCACTTCGATGTTCTACAATACTGCCGGCATGGCGAGGATCGAAAATGCTGTGACCCTTTCTTTGGGCCAGGTAGATTGGATTGCGGGCATCAAGCATTTCTACGGCAGCGTGGCGTTCGTCCCATCTCATGATGAGTATGGTGTCTTCGGCTTGACTGTACGATCAGTCAACTATGGGGATTTACAGGAAACGATAATTGCGAACAATGTGGAAGGATACCAGGATATAGGGACATTTTCACCGGCAGCCTACTCCATCGGAGTAGGTTATGCAAAGGCTCTCACTGACAAGTTTGCTGTGGGTGGCGACGTAAATTATGTGGTTCAGGATCTCGGTTCTAGCATAACCAACATCAACAGCAACGGAAGCTATGTTACCAAAGAGGAGAAATTGAATGTCGTCTCCTTCGATTTTGGGATGATATACAAAACGGGTTATAAGAGCCTGGCGTTTGGAATGGACTTAAGAAATTTTTCCCGAGAACTCAAGTATGAGGCGGAAAGTTTTGACCTTCCGCTCATTTTCAATCTTGGAATCTCAATGAACCTTCTCGATATGTGGAACATAGACGACAATTCGCAATCATTGGTACTAGCTGTGGATGCCACTCATCCGAGAGACTATCCTGAACAAGTCGATGTCGGAGCGGAATACACTTTCATGGGGATAATATCGCTCCGAGGCGGGTACATGTTTAACAACGATGTATATGGTGTGACAGCCGGAGTTGGTTTACACGAGGACATTGCGGGTATTAATCTCGGTATCGATTATTCCTGGACGCCGTTTACTGGCGGATTTTCGGATGTACAGCGACTTTCGTTGGTCGTTGCTTATTGA